Proteins encoded within one genomic window of Pieris brassicae chromosome 12, ilPieBrab1.1, whole genome shotgun sequence:
- the LOC123717521 gene encoding protein seele, which yields MHLTFSILISSFFIVLVSGAIDPRNLKCLVCRTTFDELNRAIKKVDKWKKIDVGNFRMDADGNTMQDKVPAHRSAVYISELIDGICKKMDDYVRVYYKATGKLAIMQLMTEGGGMNPDFSKTKFVTDDDLNKSLEYYCERMFEENEDEITDLYKKRPHDDIMPDAEKEICFKHTNFCETWMLPNAEDTTWTAEMEKEYTKIHGSDPYGFGGGLGMQPPSQEVDDDEGYDDNEKEEL from the exons atgcatttaacattttcaatacttatttcttctttttttatcGTTCTTGTATCTGGAGCAATTGATCCGCGAAATTTGAAATGTTTAG TGTGCCGAACCACTTTTGACGAGCTTAACAGAGCCATAAAGAAAGTGGATAAATGGAAGAAAATTGAT GTGGGGAACTTTAGAATGGATGCTGATGGAAACACAATGCAAGACAAAGTGCCAGCGCACAGATCAGCTGTGTACATTTCTGAACTCATTGATGGAATTT gTAAGAAAATGGATGACTATGTCCGTGTGTATTATAAAGCAACAGGCAAGTTAGCTATTATGCAACTCATGACAGAGGGCGGGGGCATGAATCCAGATTTCTCCAAAACCAAATTTGTCACAGATGATGACTTGAATAAGAGTTTAGAGTATTAT TGTGAGCGTATGTTTGAGGAGAATGAAGACGAAATAACTGACTTGTATAAGAAGAGGCCTCATGATGACATCATGCCTGATGCAGAAAAAGAG ATATGCTTCAAACACACGAACTTCTGTGAAACCTGGATGTTGCCAAATGCAGAGGACACCACCTGGACAGCAGAAATGGAGAAAGAATATACAAAg atacACGGCTCAGATCCTTACGGTTTCGGCGGTGGCCTTGGTATGCAGCCACCATCACAAGAagttgatgatgatgaaggATATGATGATAACGAGAAAGAAGAGTTGTAA
- the LOC123717351 gene encoding ras-related protein Rab-31, which yields MKVVEAKIVVLGSQGVGKTSLVVRYIGKMFSKHISPTIGASFFTCNINVDDSRVKLQVWDTAGQERFRSMAPMYYRNANAALLVYDITSTSSFAAIKGWVKELKSNVPEPMVLALVGNKCDLESCRAVSHNEATQYATSIGAAYCETSALHDQGIDQVFLSTATSLLKLSSTNLVSSMRSYDSVDGDERLPIGTPTEETATHTGKVELPAWQDNRVAHGETQRNMCC from the exons gtGTTGGGAAAACAAGTCTAGTGGTGCGATACATTGGAAAAATGTTCTCAAAACATATATCGCCAACTATAGGCGCCTCGTTCTTCACGTGCAATATTAATGTTGATGATTCAAGGGTAAAAttacag GTTTGGGATACAGCCGGTCAAGAAAGATTCCGGTCAATGGCCCCGATGTACTATAGGAATGCTAATGCGGCATTGCTCGTCTATGACATAACGAGTACCAGTAGTTTTGCAGCCATCAAAGGTTGGGTGAAGGAGTTGAAAAG TAATGTACCTGAACCAATGGTGCTGGCGTTAGTGGGGAATAAATGTGATTTGGAGTCTTGCAGAGCAGTTTCACACAATGAGGCGACGCAGTATGCTACGTCCATAGGAGCGGCTTATTGTGAAACGAGCGCGTTGCACGATCAG GGTATAGACCAAGTATTCCTCAGTACAGCGACATCTCTTCTGAAGCTGTCGAGCACTAACCTTGTCTCTTCCATGCGCTCATATGACTCTGTGGATGGTGACGAGCGACTACCTATTG GTACGCCAACAGAAGAAACAGCAACTCATACAGGCAAAGTTGAATTGCCAGCGTGGCAGGACAATCGCGTCGCTCATGGGGAGACGCAAAGAAATATGTGTTGCTAG